The Pseudofrankia inefficax genome window below encodes:
- a CDS encoding aliphatic sulfonate ABC transporter substrate-binding protein encodes MVTPALRAGRGRFAPAVFRPRHPARPAAARPRRAVVLAALGAFLAVTALAACGSSSGSSGSGGASAAATSYPTAIPAGTRLRVGDQSQLKPALDLSGQSAGTPYALSWSTFASGPLLLEAFRAGAVDVGYVADTPPVLAAASGQDLAVIATWHNPPGQLVLATKPGSDIHSVADLKGRKVAITTGTILQAYLLRSLDAAHLAQKDVSPVNLAITDISSALARGDVDAGVVPEPLASTYLSANPTAHKVTGADASPVTQYLITTHKVLSDPAKAAALGDFVARWVKAAGWRDGHTSEFIQKYYVDQQKVPAATAKVLVGTGVPSAFVPIDATSVGAAQKLADLFFSSGVLPRKVDISKVFDARYNAAVKEAQQ; translated from the coding sequence GTGGTCACGCCTGCCCTCCGGGCCGGCCGAGGCCGGTTCGCGCCGGCCGTTTTCCGGCCTCGGCACCCAGCCAGGCCGGCGGCGGCCCGGCCGCGCCGCGCCGTCGTCCTGGCCGCCCTCGGCGCCTTCCTCGCCGTCACCGCACTGGCCGCCTGCGGCTCCAGCTCCGGCTCCAGCGGCTCGGGCGGCGCCTCGGCGGCCGCGACCAGCTACCCGACGGCCATCCCGGCCGGGACCAGGCTGCGCGTCGGCGACCAGAGCCAGCTGAAGCCGGCGCTCGACCTGTCCGGCCAGAGCGCCGGCACGCCGTACGCGCTCAGCTGGTCGACGTTCGCGTCCGGCCCGCTGCTGCTGGAGGCCTTCCGCGCCGGCGCCGTCGACGTCGGCTACGTCGCGGACACCCCGCCGGTGCTCGCGGCGGCCTCCGGCCAGGACCTCGCGGTGATCGCCACCTGGCACAACCCGCCGGGCCAGCTGGTCCTCGCCACGAAGCCGGGCAGCGACATCCACTCGGTGGCGGACCTGAAGGGCAGGAAGGTCGCGATCACCACCGGCACCATCCTGCAGGCCTACCTGCTGCGCTCGCTCGACGCGGCGCACCTGGCCCAGAAGGACGTCAGCCCGGTCAACCTGGCGATCACCGACATCTCCAGCGCCCTGGCCCGCGGCGACGTCGACGCCGGCGTCGTGCCCGAGCCGCTGGCCAGCACGTACCTGAGCGCCAACCCGACCGCCCACAAGGTCACCGGCGCCGACGCGTCGCCGGTCACCCAGTACCTGATCACGACCCACAAGGTGCTGTCCGACCCGGCGAAGGCGGCCGCGCTCGGCGACTTCGTGGCGCGCTGGGTGAAGGCCGCGGGCTGGCGCGACGGCCACACGTCCGAGTTCATCCAGAAGTACTACGTCGACCAGCAGAAGGTGCCCGCGGCCACCGCGAAGGTCCTCGTCGGCACCGGTGTGCCGTCGGCGTTCGTCCCGATCGACGCGACGAGCGTCGGCGCCGCCCAGAAACTCGCCGACCTTTTCTTCTCCAGCGGGGTTCTCCCCAGGAAGGTCGACATCTCCAAGGTTTTCGACGCCCGTTACAACGCCGCGGTCAAGGAGGCCCAGCAATGA
- a CDS encoding TauD/TfdA dioxygenase family protein produces the protein MTLTQESATSVSLDVRPLSGYIGAEIHGVDLTRPLAPEVVAEIRATLLKWKVVFFRDQHVTPAQQIAFGRQFGQVTPGHPTLPTLEGHPEIFPLDSKSYDAAEGISVKSLWHTDVTFVHNPPMGSILRGVVIPPYGGDTQWTNLVTAYETLSEPLRAFIDGLHAVHVNQLHLEHGDGAKLLAMFSKKSFESIHPVVRVHPETGERALFVNPNFTQRIVELSNTESAQILSLLYQHLATPAFTVRFRWEPDSVAFWDNRATAHLVPTDYGHLGHERVMHRITLAGDIPVGVHGEQSETREGGSFA, from the coding sequence ATGACGCTCACCCAGGAATCCGCCACGTCGGTCAGCCTCGACGTGCGGCCGTTGTCCGGGTACATCGGCGCCGAGATCCACGGCGTGGACCTCACCCGGCCGCTGGCGCCCGAGGTCGTCGCCGAGATCCGGGCCACCCTGCTGAAGTGGAAGGTCGTCTTCTTCCGCGACCAGCACGTCACCCCGGCCCAGCAGATCGCGTTCGGCCGCCAGTTCGGCCAGGTCACGCCGGGCCACCCGACGCTGCCGACGCTGGAGGGCCACCCGGAGATCTTCCCGCTGGACAGCAAGAGCTACGACGCCGCCGAGGGGATCAGCGTCAAGAGCCTCTGGCACACCGACGTGACGTTCGTGCACAACCCGCCGATGGGCTCGATCCTGCGCGGCGTCGTCATCCCGCCGTACGGCGGCGACACCCAGTGGACGAACCTGGTCACCGCCTACGAGACGCTGTCCGAGCCGCTGCGCGCGTTCATCGACGGCCTGCACGCCGTGCACGTCAACCAGCTGCACCTGGAGCACGGTGATGGCGCGAAGCTGCTCGCGATGTTCTCGAAGAAGTCCTTCGAAAGCATTCACCCGGTGGTGCGGGTGCACCCGGAGACCGGCGAGCGGGCACTGTTCGTCAATCCGAACTTCACCCAGCGGATCGTCGAGCTGAGCAACACCGAGAGCGCGCAGATCCTGAGCCTGCTGTACCAGCACCTGGCCACGCCGGCCTTCACGGTCCGGTTCCGCTGGGAGCCGGACAGCGTCGCGTTCTGGGACAACCGGGCCACCGCCCACCTCGTCCCGACCGACTACGGCCACCTCGGCCACGAGCGGGTCATGCACCGGATCACCCTGGCCGGCGACATCCCGGTCGGCGTGCACGGCGAGCAGTCCGAGACCCGCGAGGGCGGGTCGTTCGCGTGA
- a CDS encoding ABC transporter permease has protein sequence MTSLALDGSGRAAPAGPAGAAAGDPAAAGPAAGLVEIALADPLRPARRPVPKSLRRLLGPVLLVAFWQLGSSTGLIQPDILAGPWTVLHTGYSLAADGTLGHNLAISLRRVALGLLFGVAAAVVLAVVAGLFQLGEDLVDAPVQILRAVPILGLVPLAILWFGIGEHVKVFLVALGTAFPVYINTFAAIRGVDGRFVELARTVRLGRLALIRRVVLPGALPGFLVGLRFALTISWLILVVSEQINASSGIGYLMDQARTFGQTDVIVVGLAVYGVLGLLSDALVRLLERRALAWRRGLEAT, from the coding sequence GTGACGTCGCTCGCCCTCGACGGCTCCGGCCGCGCGGCGCCGGCCGGGCCGGCCGGCGCCGCGGCAGGGGATCCGGCGGCGGCCGGCCCGGCGGCGGGGCTGGTCGAGATCGCGCTGGCGGACCCGCTGCGGCCGGCCCGCCGGCCGGTGCCGAAGTCGCTGCGCCGGCTGCTCGGGCCGGTGCTGCTGGTCGCGTTCTGGCAGCTCGGCTCGTCGACCGGGCTGATCCAGCCGGACATCCTCGCCGGGCCGTGGACCGTCCTGCACACCGGCTACTCGCTGGCCGCCGACGGCACGCTGGGGCACAACCTGGCGATCTCGCTGCGGCGGGTCGCGCTCGGCCTGCTGTTCGGGGTCGCCGCCGCGGTGGTGCTGGCAGTCGTGGCCGGGCTGTTCCAGCTCGGCGAGGACCTCGTCGACGCGCCGGTGCAGATCCTGCGGGCCGTGCCGATCCTCGGCCTGGTGCCGCTGGCGATCCTCTGGTTCGGCATCGGCGAGCACGTGAAGGTCTTCCTGGTCGCGCTCGGCACCGCGTTCCCCGTCTACATCAACACGTTCGCGGCCATCCGCGGCGTCGACGGGCGGTTCGTCGAGCTGGCCCGCACCGTCCGGCTCGGCCGGCTCGCGCTGATCCGCCGCGTCGTGCTGCCGGGCGCGCTGCCCGGGTTCCTGGTCGGCCTGCGGTTCGCGTTGACCATCTCGTGGCTGATCCTCGTGGTCAGCGAGCAGATCAACGCCTCCAGCGGCATCGGCTACCTGATGGACCAGGCCCGCACGTTCGGCCAGACCGACGTGATCGTCGTCGGCCTCGCCGTCTACGGCGTGCTCGGCCTGCTCTCCGACGCGCTCGTCCGCCTGCTCGAACGCCGCGCGCTGGCCTGGCGCCGAGGCCTGGAGGCAACATGA
- a CDS encoding ABC transporter ATP-binding protein, with the protein MTTQTTSRAPALAVVPAPAPAPAAAAGDPEGPAVRVRDVRREFGGRVVLDGIDLDIAAGEFVALLGRSGSGKSTLLRILAGLDAGATGRATVPERNAVVFQDPRLLPWARVADNVTLGLKGREARGQARDALAEVGLAGRERDWPATLSGGEAQRAALARALVRSPGLLLLDEPFGALDALTRIRMHRLLRDLCRRHRPAVLLVTHDVDEAILLADRVAVLTDGRLSYDERVRLSHDEQGRLSHDEQGRLSGPRHRSDPEFAALRARLLAELGVTDDEAESRPGAAPGAAAEIGDA; encoded by the coding sequence ATGACCACGCAGACGACGTCCCGCGCGCCCGCCCTCGCCGTCGTCCCGGCGCCCGCTCCCGCACCAGCCGCCGCGGCCGGTGACCCGGAGGGGCCCGCGGTGCGGGTCCGGGACGTCCGCCGCGAGTTCGGCGGGCGGGTCGTACTCGACGGGATCGACCTCGACATCGCGGCGGGCGAGTTCGTCGCGCTGCTCGGCCGGTCCGGCTCGGGCAAGAGCACCCTGCTGCGGATCCTCGCCGGCCTCGACGCCGGGGCGACCGGGCGCGCGACCGTGCCCGAGCGCAACGCGGTCGTCTTCCAGGACCCACGGCTGCTGCCCTGGGCGCGGGTGGCCGACAACGTGACCCTCGGTCTGAAGGGCCGCGAGGCCCGCGGCCAGGCCCGGGACGCGCTCGCCGAGGTCGGCCTCGCCGGCCGGGAGCGGGACTGGCCGGCGACGCTGTCCGGCGGCGAGGCGCAGCGCGCCGCGCTCGCCCGCGCGCTGGTCCGCTCCCCCGGCCTGCTGCTGCTCGACGAGCCGTTCGGCGCGCTGGACGCGCTGACCCGGATCCGGATGCACCGGCTGCTGCGTGACCTGTGCCGGCGGCACCGCCCGGCGGTGCTGCTCGTGACCCACGACGTCGACGAGGCGATCCTGCTCGCCGACCGGGTCGCCGTCCTCACCGACGGGCGACTCTCCTACGACGAGCGGGTCAGGCTCTCACATGACGAGCAGGGGCGGCTCTCACACGACGAGCAGGGGCGGCTCTCCGGACCGCGCCACCGGTCCGACCCGGAGTTCGCCGCGCTGCGGGCCCGGCTGCTCGCCGAGCTCGGCGTCACCGACGACGAGGCCGAGAGCCGCCCGGGCGCCGCACCCGGCGCCGCGGCGGAGATCGGGGACGCCTAG
- a CDS encoding TetR family transcriptional regulator, producing the protein MTDTSRATPRAEGRPRAGRPPAATAADDPAAAGQRSREARERLLLTAEQLYAEQGIAAVSLRQICRAAGNGNNNAVQYHFGDERGLFEAIIAHRVPRLDRRRAELLAAARAAGLDQSVRGLVDVLFRPLAEEARRLDSSYVGFLGRFVSAPPDRHPWFAGGEPAGPVGHEVSLAILDRLPQAPAALRGLRLRHVVELCLAALAGFGQLPATSGSEAVAYDLFVTDLFDMAAAALTAASSAVDSPSHGVAENS; encoded by the coding sequence GTGACCGACACGTCGAGGGCGACGCCGCGCGCCGAGGGCCGCCCGCGCGCCGGGCGCCCGCCGGCCGCCACGGCCGCGGACGACCCGGCGGCCGCCGGGCAGCGGTCGCGGGAGGCCAGAGAGCGGCTGCTGCTGACCGCGGAACAGCTCTACGCCGAGCAGGGCATCGCCGCGGTGTCGCTGCGCCAGATCTGCCGGGCCGCCGGCAACGGCAACAACAACGCGGTGCAGTACCACTTCGGCGACGAGCGCGGGCTGTTCGAGGCGATCATCGCGCACCGGGTCCCGCGCCTGGACCGGCGCCGCGCCGAGCTGCTGGCCGCGGCCCGCGCGGCCGGCCTCGACCAGTCCGTGCGCGGGCTGGTGGACGTGCTGTTCCGGCCGCTCGCCGAGGAGGCGCGCCGGCTGGACAGCAGCTACGTCGGGTTCCTCGGCCGGTTCGTCTCGGCGCCGCCTGACCGCCACCCGTGGTTCGCCGGCGGCGAGCCGGCCGGGCCGGTGGGCCACGAGGTGTCCCTGGCGATCCTGGACCGCCTCCCGCAGGCCCCGGCGGCGCTGCGCGGCCTGCGGCTGCGGCACGTCGTCGAGCTGTGCCTCGCCGCCCTCGCCGGGTTCGGCCAGCTGCCCGCCACCAGCGGCAGCGAGGCCGTCGCGTACGACCTCTTCGTCACCGACCTTTTCGACATGGCGGCGGCCGCCCTGACCGCCGCGTCCTCGGCCGTCGATTCCCCCTCTCACGGGGTCGCCGAAAACAGTTGA
- a CDS encoding TauD/TfdA dioxygenase family protein yields MTTVNENSDATEARPGPTATLDVRPMSGHIGAEIFGVDLSEPLAPAVTAEIRAALLAWKVIFFRDQRLTPDQHIAFGRLFGEVGPGHPTLPTLEGHPEILALDTRAYAGLDSSGDRRGDGGIRIKSLWHTDVTFLRTPPMGSILRGVLVPPYGGDTNFLNLVTAYETLSAPLRDLVDGLHAVHVNQLHLDRGDSSKLSALFASSPLEAVHPVVRVHPETGERALFVNPTFTTRIVELTNTESAHVLNLLYQHMTNLEFTCRFRWQPGDLAFWDNRATAHLVPTDHGTAGFDRVMHRITITGDVPVGVDGVESTVRDASALT; encoded by the coding sequence GTGACAACTGTGAACGAGAACTCCGACGCGACCGAGGCCCGGCCGGGGCCGACGGCCACGCTGGACGTCCGGCCGATGTCCGGGCACATCGGTGCCGAGATCTTCGGCGTCGACCTTTCCGAGCCGCTCGCCCCGGCGGTCACCGCCGAGATCCGGGCCGCACTGCTCGCCTGGAAGGTCATCTTCTTCCGCGACCAGCGGCTGACGCCGGACCAGCACATCGCCTTCGGGCGGCTGTTCGGCGAGGTCGGCCCCGGCCATCCGACGCTCCCCACCCTGGAGGGCCACCCGGAGATCCTGGCGCTGGACACCCGCGCGTACGCCGGCCTGGACTCCTCGGGCGACCGGCGCGGCGACGGCGGCATCCGGATCAAGAGCCTCTGGCACACCGACGTGACGTTCCTGCGCACCCCGCCGATGGGCTCGATCCTGCGCGGCGTGCTCGTCCCGCCGTATGGCGGCGACACGAACTTCCTGAACCTCGTCACCGCCTACGAGACGCTCTCGGCGCCGCTGCGTGACCTCGTCGACGGGCTGCACGCCGTCCACGTCAACCAGCTTCACCTCGACCGGGGTGACAGCAGCAAGCTGTCCGCCCTGTTCGCCAGCTCGCCGCTGGAGGCGGTCCACCCCGTGGTCCGGGTCCACCCGGAGACCGGTGAGCGGGCGCTGTTCGTGAATCCGACCTTCACGACCCGGATCGTCGAGCTGACGAACACCGAGAGCGCCCACGTGCTGAATCTGCTCTACCAGCACATGACGAACCTGGAGTTCACCTGCCGGTTCCGCTGGCAGCCCGGCGACCTGGCCTTCTGGGACAACCGGGCGACAGCGCACCTGGTGCCCACCGACCACGGGACCGCCGGGTTCGACCGGGTGATGCACCGCATCACGATCACCGGCGACGTCCCCGTCGGCGTCGACGGCGTCGAGTCGACCGTGCGGGACGCCAGCGCCCTGACCTGA
- a CDS encoding YqjF family protein produces MTVESVPAGAGPGECPFTVERPVMRQRWERLTFLHWAYEPAAVQALLPAGLEAETCAGAAWVSLVPFFMRVTTGRRGLGVPWASYFPETNVRTYVRDEQGRPGIWFFSLDAARFGAVATARTTYRLPYFWSAMRLDEDRPDGDAVAGTTTYTCRRRWPGPGGAASRADATSRVVVRPGEPIAPARLDDRDHFLTARFRLFSPVRSGAPRTARAWHLPWPLHSAELLDLDDALLTAAGLPAPAGEPLVHYSPGVDVRIGRPEA; encoded by the coding sequence ATGACGGTCGAGAGCGTGCCCGCGGGGGCCGGCCCTGGCGAGTGCCCGTTCACGGTCGAGCGGCCGGTGATGCGCCAGCGCTGGGAGCGGCTGACGTTCCTGCACTGGGCCTACGAGCCGGCCGCGGTCCAGGCGCTGCTGCCGGCCGGCCTGGAGGCCGAGACCTGTGCCGGGGCGGCGTGGGTGAGCCTGGTGCCGTTCTTCATGCGGGTGACGACCGGGCGGCGCGGCCTCGGGGTGCCGTGGGCGTCGTACTTCCCGGAGACCAACGTCCGGACGTACGTGCGCGACGAGCAGGGCCGGCCGGGGATCTGGTTCTTCTCGCTGGACGCGGCCCGGTTCGGCGCGGTCGCCACCGCGAGGACGACCTACCGGCTGCCGTACTTCTGGTCCGCGATGCGCCTCGACGAGGACCGTCCCGACGGGGACGCCGTGGCGGGCACGACGACCTACACCTGCCGGCGCCGCTGGCCCGGGCCCGGCGGCGCCGCCAGCCGCGCGGACGCGACGAGCCGGGTGGTGGTCCGGCCGGGGGAGCCGATCGCCCCGGCGCGGCTGGACGACCGCGACCACTTCCTCACCGCGCGGTTCCGGCTGTTCAGCCCGGTCCGGTCGGGTGCCCCGCGCACCGCCCGTGCCTGGCACCTGCCGTGGCCGCTGCACAGCGCCGAGCTGCTCGACCTCGACGACGCGCTGCTGACCGCCGCCGGCCTGCCGGCGCCGGCCGGCGAGCCGCTGGTCCACTACTCCCCGGGCGTCGACGTCCGCATCGGCCGCCCGGAAGCCTGA
- a CDS encoding ABC transporter permease gives MTVAVVPEARAWWAIAAASARSHVAYRVTVAASVLSNVTLTVLRGYIAQAVWTARPGLAGYDVTRAVTFVVLGQALTSTFAVFGGMIDVPWRVENGAIAVDLARPFGFLRWWLAREIGRAGVFLVSRAVPAGLVGLAVFGARPPASTAAALGFAASLPLALLVAFALRYLVALTAFWITDVRGALAVSSLALMFFSGAVLPLTIFPGAFGAVARALPFGAVVQVPMDIYLRPTGGPGIGHELGFQAVWAVALLLGARLATGRALRRLVVQGG, from the coding sequence GTGACCGTCGCAGTCGTCCCCGAGGCGCGGGCCTGGTGGGCCATCGCGGCGGCGAGCGCCCGGTCCCACGTCGCCTACCGGGTGACCGTCGCCGCCTCGGTGCTGTCGAACGTGACGCTGACGGTGCTGCGCGGCTACATCGCGCAGGCCGTGTGGACGGCCCGGCCGGGGCTCGCCGGCTACGACGTGACGCGGGCCGTGACCTTCGTCGTCCTCGGGCAGGCCCTGACCTCGACGTTCGCCGTCTTCGGCGGCATGATCGACGTCCCGTGGCGGGTCGAGAACGGCGCGATCGCCGTCGACCTCGCCCGGCCGTTCGGGTTCCTGCGCTGGTGGCTGGCCCGGGAGATCGGCCGGGCCGGCGTCTTCCTGGTCAGCCGGGCGGTGCCGGCGGGGCTCGTCGGGCTCGCGGTCTTCGGCGCCCGGCCACCGGCGTCGACGGCGGCGGCCCTGGGGTTCGCCGCGAGCCTGCCGCTCGCGCTGCTCGTCGCGTTCGCCCTGCGTTACCTGGTGGCGCTGACGGCGTTCTGGATCACCGACGTGCGCGGCGCGCTCGCGGTCTCGTCGCTGGCCCTGATGTTCTTCTCGGGCGCGGTGCTGCCGTTGACCATCTTCCCCGGCGCCTTCGGGGCCGTCGCCCGGGCACTGCCGTTCGGCGCGGTCGTCCAGGTGCCGATGGACATCTACCTGCGCCCGACCGGCGGTCCCGGGATCGGCCACGAGCTGGGGTTCCAGGCGGTGTGGGCCGTCGCCCTGCTGCTGGGCGCGCGGCTGGCCACGGGGCGGGCGCTGCGCCGCCTGGTCGTGCAGGGCGGCTGA
- a CDS encoding ABC transporter permease: MPPGNPGPPTSGLDSPGGVDHDVRTDWLVGRGRLLRDETRAYLLLVRVAFREAGQYRASLALRSLTEAAATVLDLATIGIIFAQLPRLAGFSLAEVAFLYGTSALAFALAEAFVGPLDRLGWHISDGRFDIVLIRPVSVLVQTATMAFAPARVARVVQPLVIVVVSCVALPVHWTADRVLLVPGMIACGAVIATGAFVATAAVLFVAPDATVAVSASTQGSALAARYPLTIYGHHLALLLTVVLPIGFVSWLPALHVLGRPDPLGLPTALRFASPAVAAATSVVAALAWRAGVRRYRSTGS, translated from the coding sequence ATGCCTCCCGGGAACCCCGGCCCGCCCACGTCCGGTCTGGATTCGCCCGGTGGCGTCGACCATGACGTGCGGACCGACTGGCTGGTCGGGCGCGGTCGCCTCCTGCGGGACGAGACCAGGGCCTACCTGCTGCTGGTCCGGGTCGCGTTCCGGGAGGCGGGCCAGTACCGGGCGTCGCTCGCGCTGCGCTCGCTGACCGAGGCGGCCGCGACCGTGCTCGACCTGGCCACGATCGGGATCATCTTCGCCCAGCTGCCGAGGCTCGCGGGCTTCTCGCTCGCCGAGGTCGCGTTCCTGTACGGCACGTCGGCGCTGGCGTTCGCGCTGGCGGAGGCGTTCGTCGGCCCGCTGGACCGGCTGGGCTGGCACATCAGCGACGGCCGGTTCGACATCGTGCTGATCCGGCCGGTCAGCGTCCTCGTCCAGACCGCGACCATGGCCTTCGCCCCGGCGCGGGTGGCCCGGGTCGTGCAGCCGCTCGTCATCGTCGTCGTCAGCTGCGTCGCCCTGCCGGTCCACTGGACCGCGGACCGCGTGCTGCTGGTCCCGGGGATGATCGCCTGCGGGGCGGTCATCGCGACCGGCGCGTTCGTCGCCACGGCCGCGGTCCTGTTCGTCGCCCCGGACGCGACCGTCGCCGTGTCGGCCAGCACGCAGGGCTCGGCGCTGGCCGCCCGCTACCCGCTGACGATCTACGGCCACCACCTGGCGCTGCTGCTGACCGTCGTGCTGCCGATCGGCTTCGTCAGCTGGCTGCCGGCGCTGCACGTGCTCGGCCGGCCCGACCCGCTCGGCCTGCCCACCGCCCTGCGCTTCGCCTCCCCGGCGGTCGCCGCCGCGACCAGCGTGGTCGCGGCGCTCGCCTGGCGGGCCGGGGTCCGCCGCTACCGCAGCACCGGGAGCTGA
- a CDS encoding ABC transporter ATP-binding protein, whose translation MTADEDGDRPVVIEVEGATKTFVQRRRVTRRGLRRERLDVHAVRDVSFTVRAGEMVGYLGPNGAGKSTTIKMPIGILTPTTGRLRVAGLDPARQRLALARRIGVVFGQRSTLWWDLPLRDSFELVRHLYRVPADRYRANLDRFVDLLDLGPFLATPVRQLSLGQRMRGDLTAAFLHDPAIVYLDEPTIGLDVVSKAAVRSFLAETNREHGTTIMLTTHDTADIEQLCRRVLVIDHGRLGFDGDLATLRDRLGGDRMLIVDLPGPVPPVSVTTPGARVVRVDGPRQWLSFPATASAAPLIAEVAARYPVVDLSIREPAIEDVITRLYTSGPIPTARQPTTPTDHSNASAVGEP comes from the coding sequence ATGACAGCCGACGAGGACGGTGACCGGCCGGTCGTCATCGAGGTCGAGGGGGCGACGAAGACCTTCGTCCAGCGCCGGCGGGTGACGCGGCGGGGCCTGCGGCGCGAGCGCCTCGACGTCCACGCGGTCCGCGACGTGTCGTTCACCGTGCGGGCCGGCGAGATGGTCGGCTACCTCGGGCCGAACGGCGCCGGGAAGAGCACCACGATCAAGATGCCGATCGGCATCCTGACGCCGACGACGGGCCGGCTGCGGGTCGCCGGCCTCGACCCCGCGCGCCAGCGGCTCGCGCTGGCGCGCCGGATCGGCGTGGTGTTCGGGCAGCGGTCCACGCTGTGGTGGGACCTGCCACTGCGGGACAGCTTCGAGCTGGTCCGTCACCTCTACCGGGTCCCGGCCGACCGGTACCGCGCCAACCTCGACCGGTTCGTCGACCTGCTGGACCTCGGCCCGTTCCTGGCGACCCCGGTGCGGCAGCTGTCCCTCGGGCAGCGGATGCGCGGCGACCTGACCGCGGCCTTCCTGCACGACCCGGCCATCGTCTACCTGGACGAGCCGACGATCGGCCTCGACGTCGTCTCGAAGGCGGCGGTGCGTTCGTTCCTCGCCGAGACGAACCGGGAGCACGGGACGACCATCATGCTCACGACCCACGACACCGCGGACATCGAGCAGCTGTGCCGACGGGTGCTCGTGATCGACCACGGCCGCCTCGGCTTCGACGGCGACCTCGCGACGCTGCGCGACCGCCTCGGCGGCGACCGCATGCTGATCGTCGACCTGCCCGGCCCCGTTCCCCCGGTCTCCGTCACCACGCCGGGCGCCCGGGTGGTCCGCGTCGACGGCCCCCGCCAGTGGCTGTCGTTCCCGGCCACCGCGAGCGCCGCCCCGCTCATCGCCGAGGTCGCCGCCCGCTACCCGGTCGTCGACCTCTCGATCCGCGAGCCCGCCATCGAGGACGTCATCACCCGCCTCTACACCAGCGGCCCCATCCCCACGGCCCGCCAGCCCACGACCCCGACCGACCATTCCAACGCCTCAGCGGTCGGCGAACCGTGA